Genomic DNA from Bacteroidota bacterium:
CGGGTCAGTTTGATCGAATCGGAAAGTATTACGCTTACAGGATACAAGATCATGCCCTACCAAACACCTTCAAAAGATATCAAGGGTGGGCAACCTGAAGGCTTTGATTATGATGCTGAATTTTACCGGGCCCAGGGTAACTATCCTGAAACCAACCTCCTGATGGGACAACCTGGCATCTGGAGGGATGTTAAGATATCCGGTCTTATTTTTGTCCCATTCTCCTATACACCCGCCAAACAGGAACTTCAGGTAATAACCAAAGCCAGGTTAAAAGTTGAGTTTTATGGCCAGGATACTGAAAATCTACCATCCGGAAATAAAATCGTATCTCCTGTTTTTTACAAAATGTATGAGTCCAAAATCCTGAACTTTTCTTCATTGGGTTTCTTGAAAGGAAACAGGAACAATGATGATATCAAGTACCTTATCATTACCAATACCAATCCCCTTGCAACCATCCAGCCATTGGTCGACTGGAAGAATCAGCAGGGATTCAAAGTCGAAGTGAAAACTATGGAGGCCGGTTTCAATACACCTGAAGATTTTAAAGATTACATCTCACAACTTTATGTCTCCGATGGTCTTGAATATGTTCTGATGGTGGGTGATGCCTATCCCAATGGGGGAAACACAGGTGATCCCGATGATGTTCCAATGTATTGGTGGGATCCTGCCGGGGAGGATCCTTCATATTCTGATTCCTGGTACACTTGTTTGGATGGCCCCGATGATCATTACGCTGATCTTGCCATCGGACGGTTTACCTATGACAATCTCAGCGAATTGGACCTGCAGATACAGAAAACCATTGATCATTACAGAAATCCTGATGCAAGCACCAACTGGGCTGAAAATACTATTCTGGTTGCACATGAAGAGCAATACCCCCAGAAATACACCCAGTGCAAAAATGAAATTGAAACTTATCCATACACACTTCAAATACCCATATTTGAAGAATGTTACGGAGGAGCAGGAGCTTCCAACGACGATATAGTCAACTATATCAATGCCAATTCCTGCGGAATCTTCAATTACCGGGGCCACGGAAGTGCAACAGAGTTCTGGGAATGGTGCAGCTACGGAAGTTTCACAGCATCTCATATTGCACAATTCACTAATAACGACAGGCTTTTTGTATTGTTCGACGTATGCTGCGACAACATGGATATCGTGGCCCATCCGGGTGATTGCCTCTGCGAATCCTTCATGAAATCACCCGTGGCTTCTGTTGCTATTAACGGAGCCATTATCCCATCCTATACCATTCCGAACCACGATTATGATAAGGAAATGTACAAGGCAGTCTTTGAGGAAGGTATCTGGAATATAGGGTATGTAACCAATTTTGCCAATGTAACCGTTCTCAATGTCCATGGAACAATCGGTCGGTCCAATGTTCGCACATACCTATGGCTGGGAGATGCATCCCTTGAACCCTGGACCTTGCAGCCCGACAACCTGACGGTTACTCATGATCCTTATCTGTTCCTGGGATTTGATCAGTATTCTGTAAACGTTTCAGGAAGTAACGGCCCCATTGAGGATGCCCGTGTCTGTATCATGAAGAGCGATATGTCGCTTTATGCCGTAGCGTTTACTGATGCCTCCGGTGATGCAGTTCTTCAGTTCGGTGGCCCCATCGTGGATCCGGGTGAAGCTATTCTCACAGTTTCTTATCACAATTATTTACCCTATCAGGTAACCCTTCCCATCATACCCCTTGATGGTTCCTTCCTCGTCCTCAATGATGTGGATATCGATGATGCAACAGGAAACAATAACGGTTATGCCGACTTTGGAGAACATGTGAAACTGGATGTAACTATTGAAAATATTGGAAACGACAGCGCCATCAATGTCATCGGAAAGATTTTCTCCTCCGACACCATGATCACCATCACTGACAGCATTCACGAATGGGGAATCATACCCGGACAAAGTTTATCGTTCGGTGACAGTGCTTTCGCCCTGAGTGTTTCACCGGCTGCACCCGATCAATATATCGCCCTCATCAATTTTGAATTTGAAGACGATTCCGAAGCACTTTTCACTGATACCTATGAATTGCTGCTTAGCGCTCCTGTCCTCAACATCCTGGAAATGGTTATTGACGATAATACATACGGTAATGGCAACGGCAGACTGGATCCGGGTGAATCAGCCACACTGAAAATAAAAAACAAAAACCTGGGCCATTGCCCGGCTGAAAACTCTGTTGGAACTCTTACCACCATATCGCAATACATTACGATGAGCAACACAACCTGTGACCTCGGGACACTAGGTTTACTGGGATATAAATGGGCGGAATATGAAGTAGTAGTCGACCCGGATGCCCCGGATGGATGTGTTTTTGCGGATTTTGACTATCAGCTTAACTCCGGCCAGTTCCTGGAAGAAAAAACATTCCGGAGAAAAATCGGACTCCTCCTCGAAGATTTTGAAACAGGAAACTTTACTAAATGGGATTGGGTACAGGGTGGAAACAGTCCATGGACCATCATTTCCCAATACCCCTATGAAGGCGTTTACAGTGCAAAATCCGGGACCATCACCCATAGCCAGACAAGCCAGATCCAAATCACCCTCGAGATCATGACTGCCGACACACTGTATTTTATTCGTAAAATCTCCTCAGAACCTCAAGATAAGCTTAAGTTTTACATTAATAACGTGCTTACAGACGATTGGGCTGGTGCAGGCGAAGGATGGAATCAGGAAAAATATTATGTCGGAACCGGAATGAAAACGTTCAAATGGATCTATCAGAAAGATAACAGCGGATCCGGAGGTAGCGACTGTGCCTGGCTGGATTATATTATCTTCCCTCCCATCATGACCCTTACCTGCTATGCCGGTCAGGATAACAAAATTTGTGCAGGAGAAGATTATCAATGTCAGGGTGAAGCAACCGACTGGATATCGGTAGAATGGACAAGCTCAGGCAGCGGAACATTTGACGATCCGACCCTTCTGAACCCACTTTATACTCCCAGTGCTGATGACATTAGCACGGGATCGGTAGTACTTACCATTTCTGCTGAAAATGCCGAAGGAGATATTGCTGATGATGAAATGACCCTTAGCATCATTTCCGCACCCCAGATACCGGCAATGCCTGAGGGACCAGATTACGTGGATCTCTTCCTGGTGCTGACTTCTGAATATACAACCGGAACCGTCAATGGAGCACAAAGTTACTATTGGCGCCTTGATCCGCCGGAAGCCGGAAGCATATCCGGATATCAAACTACCGGATCAGTCCTGTGGAATGAGGAGTTTCTGGGATCTGCCGAAGTTTCCGTAATGGCCATCAACGACTGCGGGCAAAGTGATTATTCCGATGCTTTTGAGGTAAACGTTGACAATACCGTCGGTATGTTTGAAAATAACAACAAGGAAACCGTGCGGGTT
This window encodes:
- a CDS encoding T9SS type A sorting domain-containing protein, whose protein sequence is RVSLIESESITLTGYKIMPYQTPSKDIKGGQPEGFDYDAEFYRAQGNYPETNLLMGQPGIWRDVKISGLIFVPFSYTPAKQELQVITKARLKVEFYGQDTENLPSGNKIVSPVFYKMYESKILNFSSLGFLKGNRNNDDIKYLIITNTNPLATIQPLVDWKNQQGFKVEVKTMEAGFNTPEDFKDYISQLYVSDGLEYVLMVGDAYPNGGNTGDPDDVPMYWWDPAGEDPSYSDSWYTCLDGPDDHYADLAIGRFTYDNLSELDLQIQKTIDHYRNPDASTNWAENTILVAHEEQYPQKYTQCKNEIETYPYTLQIPIFEECYGGAGASNDDIVNYINANSCGIFNYRGHGSATEFWEWCSYGSFTASHIAQFTNNDRLFVLFDVCCDNMDIVAHPGDCLCESFMKSPVASVAINGAIIPSYTIPNHDYDKEMYKAVFEEGIWNIGYVTNFANVTVLNVHGTIGRSNVRTYLWLGDASLEPWTLQPDNLTVTHDPYLFLGFDQYSVNVSGSNGPIEDARVCIMKSDMSLYAVAFTDASGDAVLQFGGPIVDPGEAILTVSYHNYLPYQVTLPIIPLDGSFLVLNDVDIDDATGNNNGYADFGEHVKLDVTIENIGNDSAINVIGKIFSSDTMITITDSIHEWGIIPGQSLSFGDSAFALSVSPAAPDQYIALINFEFEDDSEALFTDTYELLLSAPVLNILEMVIDDNTYGNGNGRLDPGESATLKIKNKNLGHCPAENSVGTLTTISQYITMSNTTCDLGTLGLLGYKWAEYEVVVDPDAPDGCVFADFDYQLNSGQFLEEKTFRRKIGLLLEDFETGNFTKWDWVQGGNSPWTIISQYPYEGVYSAKSGTITHSQTSQIQITLEIMTADTLYFIRKISSEPQDKLKFYINNVLTDDWAGAGEGWNQEKYYVGTGMKTFKWIYQKDNSGSGGSDCAWLDYIIFPPIMTLTCYAGQDNKICAGEDYQCQGEATDWISVEWTSSGSGTFDDPTLLNPLYTPSADDISTGSVVLTISAENAEGDIADDEMTLSIISAPQIPAMPEGPDYVDLFLVLTSEYTTGTVNGAQSYYWRLDPPEAGSISGYQTTGSVLWNEEFLGSAEVSVMAINDCGQSDYSDAFEVNVDNTVGMFENNNKETVRVYPNPNNGNFVVELNYPASGKADISIYNTVGTKILEENGISFTGMYIHSIDLKDQPEGLYFLQIVSGSEKFTKKIIVNK